Proteins encoded together in one Chitinophaga sp. LS1 window:
- the ureE gene encoding urease accessory protein UreE, which translates to MILINSIQGNIKAVDMAARVVDPLQLEWFETGKKIMRRHTRNGVEIGWKVVKGLPVLQDGDILWMDENVVIAVSILPAAAIVLSPVTMLDMATICYEIGNKHLPLFIVNDEVLAPYEDPLFRWLEAKGYAPKQEQRVLTNMLRSNVQPHEHGSGSTLFSKILQLTTKS; encoded by the coding sequence ATGATCCTGATCAACTCAATACAGGGAAACATAAAAGCCGTGGATATGGCTGCACGGGTAGTGGATCCGTTGCAGCTGGAATGGTTTGAGACAGGTAAAAAGATCATGCGCCGCCATACCCGCAACGGGGTTGAAATAGGTTGGAAAGTGGTGAAAGGATTGCCTGTGTTGCAGGATGGTGATATTCTCTGGATGGATGAAAATGTAGTCATTGCCGTGAGTATCCTGCCTGCTGCAGCTATTGTACTTTCACCTGTCACCATGCTGGATATGGCGACTATCTGTTACGAGATTGGTAATAAGCACCTGCCTTTGTTCATCGTGAATGACGAGGTATTGGCGCCATACGAAGATCCGTTGTTTCGCTGGCTGGAAGCAAAAGGTTATGCGCCGAAACAGGAGCAACGGGTATTGACAAATATGCTGCGAAGTAATGTTCAGCCACATGAGCATGGATCTGGTTCTACCTTATTCAGTAAGATCCTGCAGCTGACCACTAAATCATAA
- a CDS encoding urease accessory protein UreF: MQNWLPHLLHLSDPALPVGAYTHSNGLETYVQQGLVKDAATAGTYIRNMLEYNFIYNDGFFAWQGYMAAAADDVELLLSLDEECTALKSPLEMRQASQKLGLRLLKLMTPLTKHVFAKEYASKTTGHYCLVFGVYAYLLGIPLEEAMTAFYYNAATGMVTNCVKLVPLGQQQGQEILYSLLPLLSDWVAKTQMIPRELAGRCSPAFDISCMQHEKLYSRLYMS, translated from the coding sequence ATGCAAAACTGGTTGCCACATCTGTTGCACCTGTCCGATCCGGCATTGCCGGTAGGGGCTTACACCCATTCCAATGGGCTGGAAACCTATGTGCAGCAAGGACTCGTCAAGGATGCTGCGACCGCGGGTACTTACATCCGCAATATGCTGGAATATAATTTTATTTACAACGATGGCTTCTTTGCATGGCAGGGATATATGGCTGCGGCAGCGGACGATGTAGAATTGTTATTATCGCTTGATGAGGAGTGTACCGCATTGAAATCTCCGCTGGAAATGAGACAGGCCAGCCAGAAACTGGGACTGCGGCTGTTGAAGTTGATGACCCCACTGACTAAACATGTATTCGCAAAGGAATATGCGTCAAAAACAACGGGTCATTACTGTTTAGTATTTGGGGTATATGCTTACCTGCTGGGCATTCCATTGGAAGAAGCTATGACGGCGTTTTATTACAATGCCGCTACCGGTATGGTGACGAATTGTGTAAAACTCGTGCCACTGGGGCAACAACAGGGGCAGGAAATCCTGTATAGTTTATTGCCATTATTATCAGATTGGGTAGCTAAGACGCAAATGATTCCCCGTGAGCTGGCAGGCCGCTGTAGTCCTGCTTTTGATATCAGCTGTATGCAGCATGAAAAATTATATTCAAGGTTATACATGTCGTAA
- the ureG gene encoding urease accessory protein UreG produces the protein MENRKYIKIGVAGPVGAGKTALIERLSRQLHETYSLAVITNDIYTKEDAEFLMKNSLLPAERIIGVETGGCPHTAIREDASMNLEAVEEMVTRIPDVEIIFIESGGDNLSATFSPDLADVTIFVIDVAEGDKIPRKGGPGITRSDLLVINKIDLAPYVNASLEVMERDARKMRDERPFIFTNLMSLQGLDQVIDWIKKYALLEA, from the coding sequence ATGGAGAACAGAAAATATATAAAAATAGGGGTGGCTGGCCCGGTAGGCGCTGGCAAAACTGCTTTGATAGAACGCTTATCCCGTCAGCTGCATGAGACATATAGTCTGGCGGTGATCACCAATGATATTTACACAAAAGAGGATGCGGAATTCCTCATGAAAAACAGCCTGTTGCCAGCCGAACGTATTATCGGTGTGGAGACAGGTGGTTGTCCACATACCGCTATCCGTGAGGATGCCAGTATGAACCTGGAAGCAGTAGAAGAAATGGTAACACGCATTCCGGATGTGGAAATCATCTTCATTGAAAGTGGTGGAGATAACCTGTCAGCTACTTTTAGTCCTGATCTGGCAGATGTGACCATTTTTGTGATCGATGTGGCAGAAGGTGATAAGATACCCCGCAAGGGAGGCCCCGGTATCACCCGTTCCGATCTGCTGGTGATCAACAAAATTGATCTGGCGCCTTATGTCAATGCAAGTCTTGAGGTAATGGAAAGAGATGCCCGGAAGATGCGGGATGAGCGGCCCTTTATTTTTACAAACCTGATGTCGCTACAGGGATTGGATCAGGTGATAGACTGGATTAAGAAATACGCGCTACTGGAAGCATAA